In Cryptosporangium phraense, the sequence GAGCTCGGTGAGGCCGAACGTCAGGGCCCAGGACGCGATCAGGCCGCTGGCCAGGACGGCCAGCGCGGCCCGGCGGGAGAACGGGGCCAGGTGGGCCGGGAACGCGCTGCGGGCCCGCCAGAGGAGCACCGCCAGCGCCAGTCCGACGGCCGCCGCGACGCCGGTCAGCACGACCTCGAGCCGGGTCAGGTCGAGGTCGGTGGCGTCGAGGTCGTCCCAGTTCGCGGCCGCGATGCCGACGACCAGCACCTGCGTCGGGGCGGCGATGAGCTGGGCCGCGATCGCCAGCCAGAGCGCGGCCCGCAGGCGGCGGCGCAGCGCGCTGCCGAGGAGCAGCAGCCCGACGATGACGAACAGGCTCCGGGTGGTCGGGACGTTCAGCAGGCCGAACGCGTAGTCGACCCAGTGGGCCCAGCGCATCCGTCGCAGCGGCAGGCTGAGGAGCAGCCACACCCCCGCGATCGTGACCAGCCGCCCGGACCACGCCGCCACCCGATCCGGCCAGTGCCGCGATCCGGAACTCTCCGCACTCACCGGAGCAGTGTGCCACCCGCGAGCGCGCGGACTAGGGGAGCGAAGGAATCGGCGCGGGCCCGGGGCACCAGGAGTTCGGTGCGGTGGACGACGTCGGGGGTGTGCAGGGGGAGGGCCGTCACGCCGGGGACGGCAGGGACGCGGCCGGTCGGGACCAGCGCGAGGCCTTGGTTGTCGGCGACCAGGCGGGCCAGCACGGCGACGTCGGTGCCGCGGTAGCGGAAGCGGCCGGTGGAGTTCGGGCCGGCCGCTCAGGGGATGCGGCCGGGGTCGCAGCGGAGGTCGGGAGCGTCGATCCAGCGGGCGTCGCGGATCGATTCGAGGTCGAGGCGGCCGAGCGTCGCCAGCGGGTGGTCGGCGGGAAGCAGCACGAGCAGCCGGACCTCGCTGACCAGGCACCGGGTGAGCACGCCGGGCTCGGTCACGCCCAGCGGCCCGTTCGGCGCGGTCACCCCGTCGACCGCGGCCGCGTCCACGGTGCCCGAGGCCAGTCGTCCGACCGCGTCGTCGGCCGGGGTGAGGATCAGTTCGACGTCGGGGAGCGCGCGCAGGCCGGTGAGCAACCGCTCGCCGGCCGCGAGCGGCGTGGCCGCGACGACCAGCGGCCGCCCGGCGCCCGCCCGGAGGATCTCCTGGCGGGCGACGTCCGCGCGGAGCAGCAGGTGCTGGGCGTGGGTCATCAGGCCGACGCCCTCGGCGGTGAGCCGGACCGGGCGCCGGTGCAGCAGGCGCCGGCCGAGGTGGACGTGGTCGCCGGCACCCGGGCGGCGGAGATCCTCGGGGCCGGGCGGCGCACCGAGCGGTTCTTCTGCAGCTACGGGCTCGACGACCGGTTCCGGGCCCGGCTGGAGGCGGCCGGGCTGGTGTTCTCGGCCGCCGACGACCAGGGGACGAGCCGGATGGTCGAGCTGCCCGGTCATCCGTTCTTCCTCGCGTCGCTGTTCCAGCCCGAGCTGTCGTCGGACGTGTCCTGGGTCCACCCGCTGATCCGGGCGTTCGCCGACGCGGCGGCGGAGCAGTCGGTCAGGAATCGAGAAGCGTCGGCGATCCGGCGTTCCTAGCCTGGAGACATGACTGAGAGCGACGGATTTTCCGCTGAAGAGCGCGCGGCGATGAAGCAGCGCGCGGCCGAGCTGCGCGCCGAGGGCAAGAAGGGCGCGAAGAAGGCCGACGGCCTGCAGCAGCTGCTCGACGCGATCGCGGCGATGGGCCCCGACGACCGGGCGCTGGCCGAGCGGGTGCACGTGACGGTCACCGCGGCGGCCCCGCAGCTCATGCCGAAGACCTGGTACGGGTTCCCCGCGTACACCGACGCGGCCGGCAAGGTCGTGGTGTTCTTCCAGCACGCGGGCAAGTTCAAGTACCGCTACGCGACGCTCGGTTTCCAGGACTCGGCCGCGCTCGACGACGGCGAGATGTGGCCGGTCGCGTACGCGTTGACCGCGTGGTCGCCGGACGTCGAGAAGCGAATCACCGACCTGGTCCGCACGGCCGCGTCGTAGCGTTTAGCTGTTCCTGCGTCTCGCGGAGGTTTCATGGCCAAGGGCTACTGGGTCAGCGTCTATCGCACCATTTCGGACCCCGACAAACTCGCTGCCTACAACGCGCTGGCCGGGCCGGCCGTCCGGGCCGCGGGTGGCCGCACCCTGGTCCGGGGCGGCCGGGTCGAGGCGCGCGACGCAGGCATCGCCGAGCGCACCGTGCTGGTCGAGTTCGACAGCTTCGAGCACGCGGTCGCGGCCTACGAGAGTGCGGCCTACCGCGAGGCGCTGGCCGCCCTCGCCGACGGCGTCGAACGCGACTTCCGCATCGTCGAGGGCATCGACTGAAGCGGGGCCGCGACCGCACCCGCGTCGGTGCCATACTCGTCCCGTTTGTGGCATATCGCACACATGCGGGGGAATCATCATGCGCATTCGAACCCTGGTCACCGGCGCCCTCCTGGGCGCGGCGGTCGCCGTCAGTCAGCTGATCCCGGGCACCGCGCTCGCCGGGACCTTCAACACCTACACGAACCTCGCGACCGGCTTCTGTCTCGACAGCAACGGTCAGGGCCGCGTCTACACGCTCGGCTGCAACGGCGGCAGCTTCCAGAAATGGATCCTGCACCGGGTCGACGGCGGCTATACGCTCCGCAACCTCGCCACCGGCTTCTGCCTCGACAGCAACACCGAGGGCAGGGCCTACACGCTGGGCTGCAACGGTGGGAACTACCAGGTCTGGCAGCGCGAGGTCCACGGCAGCCAGCGCACCTGGCGCAACCTCTCCACCGGCTTCTGCCTGGACAGCAACACCGACGGCAAGGTCTACACGCTCGGCTGCAACGGCGGCAGCTACCAGCGCTGGACCCCGGCCAGCGGCACGTACTAACCCCGCCACGCGTAGCGGTGCTCCGGCCGCCCGGTCGAGCCGTAGCGCAGCGTCATGACGATGCGCCCGTCGGCGGCCAGATCGGACAGGTAGCGCTGTGCGGTCGCGCGGGAGATACCGGTCTCGGTCGCCACGTCGGCGGCCGAGACCGGGACCCCGGCCTCCCGGACCGCCGTGGTCACCAGCCGGGCCGTGTGCTCGGAGCGGCCCTTGGGCAGGCCCGCGTCGAGGCGGTCGCCGCCGCGCATCAGCCGGACCGCCCGGTCGATCTCGCGCTGGTCGAGCGTCCGGTCGCCGCGCAGGTGGTCGCGGTAGCGCGCGTACGCGCGCAGGCGCTCGGCCAGCGCGGCCTGGGTGAACGGCTTCACCAGGTAGTTGACGACGCCCCGGGTGAGCGCCTCGCGGACCGTGGCCACGTCGCCGGCCGCGGTGAGCATCAGGACGTCACAGCCGAGGTCGGCGACCAGCCGGGTACCGAACGCGTCCGGCAGGTACTGGTCGAGCAGCACCAGGTGGGGGCGCGCCCCGGGCACCGCGGCCAGCGCTTCGGCACCGCTGTGCGCCACCCCGACCACTCCGAACCCCGGCGTCTCCCGCACGTAGCGTGCGTGCAGCTCGGCCACCCGGTAGTCGTCGTCGACCACCAGCACCCGGATCATCCGACCTCCACCACTCCCGGTAGCCGCGCCTCGAACACCGCGCCGCAGTCCAGTCCCGACGCCCGGGCCAGCGTGACGTCCCCGCCGTGCCGCCGGGCCGCCCGCCGGGCCAGCACCAGCCCGAGGCCGTGCGGCCGGTCCCGATCCGCGCCCGCCGTCGTGTACCCGTCCTCGAAGACACGCTCCCCGGTGTCGCCGGGGACGCCGTCGCCACTGTCGACGGTCACCATCCGTAGCGTGTCCCGCTCCGACACGACGGTCAGCTCCACCCAGCCCGGCTGCCGCCGGCCCAGCCGGGCCGCCCGCACCGCGTTGTCGGTC encodes:
- a CDS encoding LysR substrate-binding domain-containing protein; amino-acid sequence: MTHAQHLLLRADVARQEILRAGAGRPLVVAATPLAAGERLLTGLRALPDVELILTPADDAVGRLASGTVDAAAVDGVTAPNGPLGVTEPGVLTRCLVSEVRLLVLLPADHPLATLGRLDLESIRDARWIDAPDLRCDPGRIP
- a CDS encoding iron chaperone, with product MTESDGFSAEERAAMKQRAAELRAEGKKGAKKADGLQQLLDAIAAMGPDDRALAERVHVTVTAAAPQLMPKTWYGFPAYTDAAGKVVVFFQHAGKFKYRYATLGFQDSAALDDGEMWPVAYALTAWSPDVEKRITDLVRTAAS
- a CDS encoding DUF1330 domain-containing protein, which translates into the protein MAKGYWVSVYRTISDPDKLAAYNALAGPAVRAAGGRTLVRGGRVEARDAGIAERTVLVEFDSFEHAVAAYESAAYREALAALADGVERDFRIVEGID
- a CDS encoding RICIN domain-containing protein, giving the protein MRIRTLVTGALLGAAVAVSQLIPGTALAGTFNTYTNLATGFCLDSNGQGRVYTLGCNGGSFQKWILHRVDGGYTLRNLATGFCLDSNTEGRAYTLGCNGGNYQVWQREVHGSQRTWRNLSTGFCLDSNTDGKVYTLGCNGGSYQRWTPASGTY
- a CDS encoding response regulator; amino-acid sequence: MIRVLVVDDDYRVAELHARYVRETPGFGVVGVAHSGAEALAAVPGARPHLVLLDQYLPDAFGTRLVADLGCDVLMLTAAGDVATVREALTRGVVNYLVKPFTQAALAERLRAYARYRDHLRGDRTLDQREIDRAVRLMRGGDRLDAGLPKGRSEHTARLVTTAVREAGVPVSAADVATETGISRATAQRYLSDLAADGRIVMTLRYGSTGRPEHRYAWRG